The sequence ATGTTGATGTTTTAGTTGCGTTTCTAAAAAACCTTCGACCAGACATTTACATAATAAGAATGACAACTGAATCACTGGAAGGAACAGTTATTGCCCCTAAATGGAAAATGAATAAAAGTCATTTCAGAGAATATGTCCTGAGAAAAATGGCGTTTGAAGATGCTTATCAAGGAGATATTTTTTCTAAAAAAAATAAACCTGAATTATTAACTGAGAAAAGCACTTTGGACGGTTCTATTACTTTTTGGAGCGAAGATTTTAAAGAACATTACCATGATAAGGCAGGCGCCATGCTAGAAGCCAAAAGTAAATTTCTAAACCAAGCTCTGCTGGATAAAAAAGATAATATTAAAATATTAGACATCTGCTTTGGGCTTGGTTACAACAGCTTGGTCAGCATGGAATATGCACTAAAAAACAAAAAGAAGATAGAAATAACAGCCTTGGAAATAGACAAACGAGTTGTAAGAAATGCATCAAAAGTTCTAAATTACGGCACAAGCTTTAACTGGAAAACTTGCCTCAAAAAACTTTCCATAAAAGGCAAATACTCCAAAAATAATGTTAGCTTATCAGTGTTATGGGGTGACGCAAGACATCAAATAACAAAATTAGAAAACAACTATTTTGATGTCGTTTATTTAGATGCATTTTCTTCACAACACAATAGCGAACTCTGGACCTTAGATTTTTTTAAAAAAATAAAAAAAGTAATAAAAAAAGATGGCGTGCTTCTAACTTACTCATCAGCAATACCCGTTAGACATGCTCTCAAGTTAGCTGGTTTCTTTGTAGGAGAAACACCTCCAGTTGCAAGAGAAAGAGGAAACACTATCGCCTCCTTAGATAAAACAAAAATATCTACACCCATACCAGCAACAGATTTAGCGTTCTTTAATACAACCAGAGGAGTTGTTTATCGAGACCCTTTTAATATTTGGCCCAACAAAGAAATTCTAAGAAAAAGAGAAATCTCCATCAAAGAGCTAAAAGCAAAATTAATAGACTCTAATGAAAAAAGTTGATTGCCTAGAAATTGTTATAAAAATTTCTTAAATGTTGAGACTAATTCATCAATTGTTTCCTGTTTAACCGAGGGGTCAATACAATTCATAATATTACCTTCTAAAATAAGACCAGCGGCTCTACGTAATCCTTTTTCTGAGGCAGCAACTTGTGTTAGTATTGCCGAACATTTTTGCTCACCCTTCTCTACCATGGAAATAATTCCATCTATCTGACCTTTAACAATTTTTAATTGATGGGTTACATCTTCTTTTCTAGTCATTTTATTCCTTGTGCCAACACCCCTAGGGGGTATATACTTTAAGTTAATCATAACATAAATATAATAATTATTAAAATAATCCTAAAGAGGAGGCAAAAATGAAAGTTCTAATAGTTGGAGGAGTCGCAGGAGGAGCCAGTACGGCTGCTAGGTTAAGAAGAAATGATGAAAACGCAGAGATTATAGTTTTCGAAAAAGGCAAGGAGGTCTCTTATGCGAATTGCGGAATACCCTACTACATTGGTGATGTCATCAAAGACAGATCACTGCTGGAACTTTTAACTCCTGAGGACTTTAAAAAAATGCTCAATGTTGATGTTAGAAACTATTCAGAAGTTATCGAAATAGACAGAAAGAATAAAACCGTAACTGTCATGGATCATCTAAATAACAAAAAGTATCAAGAAAGCTATGATAAATTAGTTCTCTCTCCAGGTGGGAATCCGATAAAACCGCCTCTTCCAGGCATTGGCAATGAAAAAATATTTACCATTAGAAATCTTGCTGATATGGATAAAATAAAGACATTTATTAACACTCATAACCCTAAAAAAGCAGTTGTTATTGGTGCTGGGTTTATTGGCTTAGAAATAGCTGAAAACCTCAATGAGTTAGGAATAAAAGTATCCATTGTGGAGCTTGCCGACCAAGTAATGAACGTAATTGATTATGAAATGGCGACTGTAATTCATCAGCATTTACATGCAAAAAACATTGGTCTTTACTTAAAAGACGGTGTGAAAGAGTTTAAAGAAAATGAAGACAACAAACTAGAAGTTGTCTTAAACTCAAACAGAACAATCATGGCAGATATTGTTATGCTTTCTATCGGGATTAAGCCTGACACAACATTAGCAAAACAAGCTGGAATTACTTTGGGAGCACTGGGAGGCATTCTAACTAATTCAAAAATGCAAACCTCAGACAAAGATATTTATGCGTTAGGTGATGCTACAGAGATAAAAGATTGTGTTTTAGAAAAAATGAACCTTATCCCCTTAGCCAACTCAGCAAATAAACAAGGACGCATTGTTGCAGATAACCTTTGTGGTATAGACAGAGAGTACATAAGCACAACAGGAGCTGCTATTGCAAAAATATTTGATATGGTGGTGGGAACAGTTGGAAGTAACGAAAAGAATCTTATAAAGAATAATATAAACTATTCTAAGGTATATTTACAACCGTCCTCACATGCTGGTTATTATCCGAATGCTTTTCCGTTAATGATGAAATTAATTTATAGTAGAACTGATTTTAGAGTGCTGGGAGCACAGCTAATTGGTGCTCAAGGCATTGATAAAAGAATTGACGTCATTGCCACTCTCTTGCAAAGCAAAGGAACTATCTATGACCTAGCTAGATTAGAACTTTCCTATGCTCCACCTTTTAACTCCGCAAAAGACCCGGTTAACATTGCGGCAATGATAGCCATTAACCAAGTAGAAGGGAAAAACGACGTTATCTTCTGGAACGAAGTTAATAAATATAAACAAGCTGGTGCTCTTTTCTTAGACGTAAGAGATGAAATGTCCTACGATTTAGACCACATCGATACTGCCATAAATATTCCACTAACAAGCCTTAGAGAAAAGTTAGAAGATCTTCCCAAAGATAAAGACATTATTGTCTATTGTAATCAAGGAAAAACAGCTTATTTTGCTCTTAATATTCTTAATCAAAATGGTTTTACTAAAGTGAAAAACCTTTCAGGAGGAATAAAGCTCTTTAAATTCACAACCTTTAAACAGGAAAACATTGGTATCTTCGATGATGATTATATTGATAAAAAAGATGATGTTCAAAAAGTAATCGCACCAGCAGGAAAAATCATTAAAGTTGATGCTTGTGGCATGCAATGTCCTGGTCCAATTATGAGGTTAGCTAAAAGTATTGAGTTGGCTGAAATTGGAGACACTATCCTTATCGAGTCTACGGATCAAGGATTTCAACAAGATGTTGGTGTTTGGGCAGATAAAACAAATAACGAACTAATCTCACTAGAATCTATTGGTGGGAAAATAACTGCGCAAGTAAAAAAAGGCAAACAACCAGAAGCTAAACAACTAAAAGGCGAAATCCCGCATGACAAAACATTAGTAGTCTTCAGCGGAGATTTAGATAAAGCAATTGCAGCCTTTATTATTGCAAATGGTGGAGCTGCCATGGGAAGAAAAGTGACCATGTTTTTTACTTTTTGGGGACTTAATATCCTTAGAAAAGAAGAAAAGGTAACAGTAAAAAAAGACATCCTGGGTAAAATGTTTGGCTTTATGATGCCAAAGGGAAGCAAAAAACTAGGACTATCTAAAATGAACATGGCTGGCATGGGACCCATGATGATCAAAATGTTAATGAAACAAAAAAATGTTACTTCCCTAGAAGGCATGATAAAAGATGCTATGGATAATGGCGTTAAAATAATTGCGTGCCAGATGTCTATGGATTTGATGGGTTTCAAACAAGAGGAACTTCT comes from Candidatus Margulisiibacteriota bacterium and encodes:
- a CDS encoding TIGR01212 family radical SAM protein (This family includes YhcC from E. coli K-12, an uncharacterized radical SAM protein.), translated to MQKRINFFKDYLIEKYGEALYRIPLDLNTSCPNRDEKGKGGCSFCSEHGARSMQTMHSTSLAEQVTDSLKFAKKRYGAKQFMLYIQAFSANFQPENIAIYDKLLTDKFKAISFGTRPDCLNKSAYSYLQQLNKKTDVWVELGVQTVHDKTLKLINRGHNFNCSKNAIKKLNKIGVNVAAHVIIGLPGESMSKMIQTAKTLSKLPIKAIKIHNLHVLKNTKLAEDYKIKPFPTLNEYEYVDVLVAFLKNLRPDIYIIRMTTESLEGTVIAPKWKMNKSHFREYVLRKMAFEDAYQGDIFSKKNKPELLTEKSTLDGSITFWSEDFKEHYHDKAGAMLEAKSKFLNQALLDKKDNIKILDICFGLGYNSLVSMEYALKNKKKIEITALEIDKRVVRNASKVLNYGTSFNWKTCLKKLSIKGKYSKNNVSLSVLWGDARHQITKLENNYFDVVYLDAFSSQHNSELWTLDFFKKIKKVIKKDGVLLTYSSAIPVRHALKLAGFFVGETPPVARERGNTIASLDKTKISTPIPATDLAFFNTTRGVVYRDPFNIWPNKEILRKREISIKELKAKLIDSNEKS
- a CDS encoding metal-sensitive transcriptional regulator, which translates into the protein MINLKYIPPRGVGTRNKMTRKEDVTHQLKIVKGQIDGIISMVEKGEQKCSAILTQVAASEKGLRRAAGLILEGNIMNCIDPSVKQETIDELVSTFKKFL
- a CDS encoding FAD-dependent oxidoreductase codes for the protein MKVLIVGGVAGGASTAARLRRNDENAEIIVFEKGKEVSYANCGIPYYIGDVIKDRSLLELLTPEDFKKMLNVDVRNYSEVIEIDRKNKTVTVMDHLNNKKYQESYDKLVLSPGGNPIKPPLPGIGNEKIFTIRNLADMDKIKTFINTHNPKKAVVIGAGFIGLEIAENLNELGIKVSIVELADQVMNVIDYEMATVIHQHLHAKNIGLYLKDGVKEFKENEDNKLEVVLNSNRTIMADIVMLSIGIKPDTTLAKQAGITLGALGGILTNSKMQTSDKDIYALGDATEIKDCVLEKMNLIPLANSANKQGRIVADNLCGIDREYISTTGAAIAKIFDMVVGTVGSNEKNLIKNNINYSKVYLQPSSHAGYYPNAFPLMMKLIYSRTDFRVLGAQLIGAQGIDKRIDVIATLLQSKGTIYDLARLELSYAPPFNSAKDPVNIAAMIAINQVEGKNDVIFWNEVNKYKQAGALFLDVRDEMSYDLDHIDTAINIPLTSLREKLEDLPKDKDIIVYCNQGKTAYFALNILNQNGFTKVKNLSGGIKLFKFTTFKQENIGIFDDDYIDKKDDVQKVIAPAGKIIKVDACGMQCPGPIMRLAKSIELAEIGDTILIESTDQGFQQDVGVWADKTNNELISLESIGGKITAQVKKGKQPEAKQLKGEIPHDKTLVVFSGDLDKAIAAFIIANGGAAMGRKVTMFFTFWGLNILRKEEKVTVKKDILGKMFGFMMPKGSKKLGLSKMNMAGMGPMMIKMLMKQKNVTSLEGMIKDAMDNGVKIIACQMSMDLMGFKQEELLEGVEIGGVATYLGAAESADNNLFI